A part of Synechococcus sp. KORDI-49 genomic DNA contains:
- a CDS encoding IMS domain-containing protein, whose product MDLPIDHFRLLGVSPSSDAQAILRKLQSRCDHPPDQGFTHEVLQQRQVLLQRSADLLTDQERREEYEAALLQLSETHPDGTVGLDLASSSEVAGLILLWEARASHEAFQLARQGLQPPQAPALGSGREADLTLLAALACCDAAAEDRELRRYEVAAGLLQEGIELQQRMGKLPDQQAKLEQALQALHPYRVLDLLSRDLSDQQAHLRGLALLNQLVSERGGLEGEAADAGTAQLAQSDFETFFQQIRRFLTVQEQIDLFGSWYEQGSEEAGCLVVFALTAAGFTRRKPELLEQAREQLVLLKTPDLDPMPLHGCIDLLLGDVAEAALRFGSLRDPDLKDWFADHPGDELAAQCDYCRVWLERDVLPGYRDVEPAGVDLDAWFADRDVQAYVDRLDRQAARQEESPTGSGMPDWLPLLDRPVSEEPEEDSVPAGEPESATLAWTRQLPLGAMSRIAGAVVAALVTALVVQALMRQRTSSPSSEPTPIPVMPAEPQAEPSAPQATLKPEKGTVSAPQPLTADQPTNDQLQALVQAWLDGKASALAGTGDPARDLAPIARERLVERVQAEQAADAAAGRSKLIEASVTAVGPVNRAPQRIAVGAQVAYADKTLGGNGQVLEQTEPGTLSLTYVFGRDGKEWKLHEYIPGR is encoded by the coding sequence GTGGACCTGCCCATCGATCATTTCCGACTGCTGGGCGTCAGTCCTTCCTCGGATGCTCAGGCCATTCTTCGCAAGCTTCAGAGTCGTTGCGATCACCCGCCGGATCAGGGATTCACCCACGAGGTGCTGCAGCAGCGTCAGGTCCTGCTGCAGCGATCCGCGGACCTGCTGACGGATCAGGAGCGACGGGAGGAGTACGAAGCAGCGTTGCTGCAGCTCAGTGAGACGCACCCGGATGGAACCGTCGGTCTCGATCTGGCCTCCAGCAGTGAGGTGGCGGGACTGATCCTGCTGTGGGAAGCCCGGGCCTCCCATGAAGCCTTCCAGTTGGCGCGTCAGGGGCTGCAACCACCGCAGGCACCAGCGCTTGGCAGTGGGCGTGAAGCCGATCTCACCCTGCTGGCAGCTCTCGCCTGTTGTGATGCGGCGGCGGAAGACCGGGAGTTGCGCCGTTATGAGGTGGCCGCCGGGTTGCTGCAGGAGGGGATTGAGCTCCAGCAGCGGATGGGCAAGCTTCCTGATCAACAGGCCAAGCTCGAGCAGGCACTTCAGGCCCTGCATCCTTATCGGGTCCTTGACCTGCTCAGTCGTGATCTCAGCGATCAGCAGGCCCATCTGCGAGGTCTCGCTCTGCTCAATCAGTTGGTCAGCGAGCGGGGCGGTCTCGAGGGGGAAGCCGCGGATGCCGGCACGGCCCAGCTGGCCCAGTCGGATTTCGAGACCTTCTTCCAGCAGATCCGCCGCTTTCTGACGGTTCAGGAGCAGATTGATCTGTTCGGCAGCTGGTACGAACAGGGCTCCGAGGAGGCGGGATGTCTGGTGGTGTTCGCGTTGACGGCCGCAGGCTTCACCCGCCGCAAGCCCGAGCTGTTGGAGCAGGCCCGGGAACAGCTGGTGCTGCTGAAAACACCGGATCTCGATCCCATGCCGCTGCATGGCTGCATCGATCTGCTTCTGGGTGATGTGGCGGAGGCCGCTCTGCGCTTCGGCAGTTTGCGCGACCCCGACCTGAAGGACTGGTTCGCAGACCATCCCGGCGATGAGCTCGCTGCTCAGTGCGACTACTGCCGCGTCTGGCTGGAGCGGGACGTTCTTCCCGGTTACCGCGATGTGGAACCGGCCGGGGTTGACCTGGATGCCTGGTTCGCCGATCGCGATGTGCAGGCATATGTGGACCGATTGGATCGCCAGGCCGCCCGTCAGGAGGAGAGTCCCACCGGCTCCGGAATGCCTGACTGGCTGCCGCTGCTCGATCGTCCTGTCTCCGAGGAGCCGGAGGAGGACAGCGTCCCGGCCGGGGAGCCGGAGTCGGCGACACTTGCCTGGACCCGGCAGTTGCCCCTTGGGGCGATGTCACGCATCGCCGGTGCGGTGGTGGCCGCCCTGGTGACCGCTCTTGTGGTTCAGGCCCTGATGCGACAGCGAACCAGCAGTCCCAGCTCGGAACCCACGCCCATTCCTGTGATGCCGGCGGAACCTCAGGCTGAGCCCTCAGCACCGCAGGCGACCCTGAAGCCTGAGAAGGGGACCGTCTCCGCGCCTCAGCCGCTGACGGCTGATCAACCGACGAACGATCAACTTCAGGCCCTGGTGCAGGCCTGGCTGGATGGCAAGGCCAGCGCCCTGGCCGGCACCGGAGATCCTGCTCGCGATCTGGCGCCCATCGCCCGCGAGCGTCTGGTGGAGCGGGTGCAGGCGGAACAGGCGGCTGATGCCGCGGCCGGCCGCAGCAAGCTGATCGAGGCCTCCGTGACCGCTGTGGGTCCGGTGAACCGTGCACCTCAGCGGATCGCCGTTGGGGCGCAGGTTGCCTACGCCGACAAGACCCTGGGTGGAAACGGTCAGGTGCTGGAGCAGACGGAGCCCGGAACTCTCTCCCTCACCTATGTCTTCGGAAGGGACGGCAAGGAGTGGAAACTGCACGAGTACATCCCCGGTCGCTGA
- the ffh gene encoding signal recognition particle protein: MFDELSARFEDAVKGLKGQDKISETNVEGALKDVRRALLEADVSLPVVKDFVAEVRERAVGAEVVRGVSPDQKFIQVVHEQLVEVMGGDNAPLAKATEAPTVVLMAGLQGAGKTTATAKLGLHLKDQGRRALMVGADVYRPAAIDQLKTLGAQIDVEVFSLGSDAKPEDIAAAGLEKARQEGFDTLLVDTAGRLQIDTDMMEEMVRIRTAVQPDEVLLVVDSMIGQEAAELTRSFHEQVGITGAVLTKLDGDSRGGAALSIRKVSGQPIKFIGTGEKVEALQPFHPERMASRILGMGDVLTLVEKAQKEVELADVEQMQKKLQEATFDFSDFVKQMRLIKRMGSLGGLMKMIPGMNKIDDGMLKQGEQQLKRIESMIGSMTPMERQNPDLLASQPSRRRRIAAGSGHQSADVDKVLADFQKMRGFMQQMSQGNMPGMGGMPGMGGMPGMGGMPGMGGMPGMGGMPGQAGGKRGRGAAAPKRQKPGKKRKGFGAL, from the coding sequence ATGTTTGACGAGCTATCAGCCCGTTTTGAGGATGCGGTCAAGGGGCTGAAAGGCCAGGACAAGATCAGCGAAACCAACGTCGAAGGGGCGTTGAAAGACGTGCGTCGCGCCCTGCTGGAGGCGGATGTGAGCCTGCCGGTGGTGAAGGATTTCGTCGCTGAGGTGCGTGAGAGGGCTGTCGGCGCCGAGGTGGTGCGCGGCGTCAGCCCGGATCAGAAGTTCATCCAGGTGGTGCACGAACAGCTGGTGGAGGTGATGGGCGGCGATAACGCTCCGCTGGCGAAGGCGACTGAGGCACCGACGGTCGTGCTGATGGCAGGCCTGCAGGGGGCCGGCAAGACGACCGCCACCGCGAAGCTGGGCCTTCATCTCAAGGATCAGGGCCGTCGGGCCTTGATGGTGGGGGCTGATGTCTATCGACCTGCTGCCATCGACCAGCTGAAGACGCTGGGCGCACAGATCGATGTCGAGGTGTTCAGCCTCGGTTCGGATGCCAAGCCAGAAGACATTGCTGCCGCTGGTCTGGAGAAAGCGAGGCAGGAGGGCTTCGACACGTTGCTGGTCGACACCGCAGGTCGCCTGCAGATCGACACCGACATGATGGAAGAGATGGTGCGGATCCGCACCGCGGTGCAGCCGGATGAGGTGCTGCTGGTGGTCGACTCGATGATCGGCCAGGAGGCGGCCGAACTCACCCGATCGTTCCACGAGCAGGTGGGTATCACGGGAGCCGTGCTCACCAAGCTCGATGGTGATTCCCGCGGTGGAGCGGCGCTGTCGATCCGCAAGGTGAGCGGTCAGCCGATCAAGTTCATCGGCACCGGCGAAAAGGTGGAGGCCCTGCAGCCGTTCCATCCGGAACGGATGGCCAGCCGCATCCTCGGCATGGGCGATGTGCTCACGCTGGTGGAGAAGGCCCAGAAGGAGGTGGAGCTCGCTGATGTCGAGCAGATGCAGAAGAAGCTGCAGGAGGCGACGTTTGACTTCTCGGATTTCGTGAAGCAGATGCGCTTGATCAAGCGCATGGGATCGCTGGGTGGCCTGATGAAAATGATCCCGGGCATGAACAAGATCGATGACGGCATGCTCAAGCAGGGGGAGCAGCAGCTGAAGCGGATCGAGTCGATGATCGGTTCGATGACGCCGATGGAACGGCAGAACCCCGATCTTCTGGCCAGCCAGCCCTCCCGCCGCCGCCGCATCGCTGCCGGCAGTGGCCATCAATCGGCGGATGTGGACAAGGTGCTGGCGGATTTTCAGAAGATGCGCGGCTTCATGCAGCAGATGAGTCAGGGCAACATGCCCGGCATGGGTGGGATGCCTGGAATGGGCGGCATGCCCGGCATGGGCGGGATGCCTGGCATGGGCGGGATGCCAGGGATGGGTGGCATGCCCGGACAGGCCGGTGGCAAGCGCGGCAGGGGCGCTGCGGCTCCGAAGCGTCAGAAGCCCGGCAAGAAGAGAAAAGGCTTCGGAGCTCTCTGA
- the rpsP gene encoding 30S ribosomal protein S16: MIKLRLKRFGKKREASFRLVACNSTSRRDGRPLEELGFYNPRTKETRLDTEAIRERLGQGAQPTDVVRTLLERGGLIEKSIRPAETVGKAKQAAARDAAVKQAAKEAAEAKAAAEAEAAAAASSEGESSEGEPTES, translated from the coding sequence ATGATCAAGCTCCGCCTGAAGCGGTTCGGCAAGAAGCGGGAAGCGAGCTTCCGCCTCGTGGCCTGCAACAGCACATCCCGCCGTGATGGCCGTCCGCTCGAGGAGCTCGGTTTCTACAACCCCCGCACCAAGGAAACACGCCTCGATACGGAAGCCATCCGTGAGCGTCTTGGCCAGGGAGCTCAGCCCACCGATGTGGTCCGCACCCTGCTGGAGCGCGGTGGTCTGATTGAGAAGTCCATTCGTCCGGCCGAGACCGTCGGCAAGGCCAAGCAGGCCGCTGCCCGGGATGCAGCGGTGAAGCAGGCCGCCAAGGAGGCTGCCGAGGCCAAGGCTGCTGCTGAAGCAGAGGCTGCCGCCGCTGCGTCCTCCGAGGGTGAATCCAGCGAAGGCGAGCCCACCGAAAGCTGA
- a CDS encoding PhoH family protein: MTASGERSRFILDLPDPEAALALAGEAESTLHRLESLTGASLVLRGLQLVITGRSAQLERAAAVVELVRPIWQQGQAVSSVDLQAALGALEAGRGDDHAAMGEQVLARSQTGGLLRPRTLRQKQYVDAMERHDLTFALGPAGTGKTFLAAVLAVRMLTERRVERLVLTRPAVEAGERLGFLPGDLQQKVDPYLRPLYDALHSLLGPEKTATLLEKGVIEVAPLAYMRGRTLSDAFVILDEAQNTTPAQMRMVLTRLGERSRMVVTGDITQVDLPSGQLSGLLEASEVLDGVDGVAVCRLTSSDVVRHPLVQRVVEAYARRDVAPASRHVHR; this comes from the coding sequence GTGACCGCCAGCGGCGAGCGCAGCCGTTTCATTCTGGATCTTCCCGATCCTGAAGCAGCCCTTGCCCTGGCGGGGGAGGCGGAATCAACCCTGCATCGCCTGGAGTCCCTCACTGGCGCATCCCTCGTTCTGCGCGGGTTGCAGCTGGTGATCACAGGACGCTCTGCGCAACTGGAGCGTGCCGCCGCCGTTGTCGAGCTGGTGCGGCCGATCTGGCAGCAGGGCCAGGCGGTTTCCTCGGTGGACCTGCAGGCGGCGCTCGGGGCTCTGGAGGCCGGCCGCGGCGATGACCATGCCGCCATGGGTGAGCAGGTGCTGGCCCGCAGTCAGACCGGCGGGCTGCTCAGGCCTCGCACGCTTCGCCAGAAGCAGTACGTGGATGCGATGGAGCGCCACGATCTCACCTTTGCCCTTGGGCCCGCTGGCACCGGCAAGACCTTTCTGGCCGCGGTGCTCGCGGTGCGGATGCTCACGGAGCGCAGGGTGGAGCGCTTGGTGCTGACACGCCCAGCGGTGGAGGCGGGGGAACGCCTGGGATTTCTGCCTGGTGACCTGCAGCAGAAGGTGGATCCCTACCTGCGCCCGCTGTACGACGCTCTGCATTCCCTGCTTGGCCCCGAAAAGACAGCAACGCTTCTGGAGAAGGGAGTGATCGAGGTGGCCCCTCTGGCCTACATGCGGGGACGCACCCTCAGCGATGCCTTCGTCATTCTCGATGAGGCCCAGAACACGACACCGGCCCAGATGCGCATGGTGCTCACCAGGCTCGGTGAACGGTCCCGCATGGTGGTGACCGGGGACATCACCCAGGTCGATCTGCCGTCAGGTCAGCTCAGCGGACTGCTGGAGGCCTCCGAGGTTCTTGATGGCGTCGATGGGGTTGCCGTCTGCCGGCTCACGTCATCGGATGTGGTGCGCCACCCCCTGGTGCAGCGGGTTGTGGAGGCTTATGCCCGTCGTGATGTCGCCCCTGCGTCACGGCACGTGCATCGATAG
- a CDS encoding Bax inhibitor-1 family protein yields MPASSNFQQAIREAQSSALVGPNVVNKALPYVGGGMVLTSVGVIGGLSMMSSPMFMPLFWVAIIGNLILFFVAQNVAMKGNNATALPLLSVYSLITGFTLSGLVALAGAVAGVGAVGTAALATGITFVIASIVGRRMSDSVGQALSGVVGLGLIGLILAMVVQFIGGIFAPEMFHGTSFELMIAGFGTVLFVGAAFVDFYTMPRTYRDDQYLAGALSMYLTYINLFIFILRLIIVLNGGSRRD; encoded by the coding sequence ATGCCAGCCAGCAGCAATTTCCAGCAGGCCATCCGCGAGGCGCAGTCCAGCGCCCTGGTCGGCCCCAATGTCGTGAACAAGGCCCTCCCCTACGTCGGCGGAGGCATGGTGCTGACCTCCGTCGGAGTGATCGGCGGGTTATCGATGATGTCGTCGCCGATGTTCATGCCCCTCTTCTGGGTGGCGATCATCGGCAATCTGATCCTGTTCTTCGTCGCCCAGAACGTGGCGATGAAGGGCAACAACGCCACCGCGTTACCGCTGCTCTCGGTTTACAGCCTGATCACCGGTTTCACTCTCAGTGGACTGGTGGCGCTTGCGGGAGCCGTTGCCGGTGTCGGTGCCGTCGGAACCGCGGCGCTGGCCACCGGTATCACGTTCGTGATCGCGTCGATCGTCGGACGTCGCATGAGTGACAGCGTCGGTCAGGCGCTCTCCGGAGTGGTCGGTCTTGGCTTGATCGGTCTGATCCTGGCGATGGTGGTGCAGTTCATCGGAGGGATCTTTGCCCCTGAGATGTTCCATGGCACCAGCTTCGAACTGATGATCGCCGGCTTCGGCACGGTGCTGTTCGTCGGAGCCGCCTTCGTTGACTTCTACACGATGCCCCGCACCTACCGGGATGACCAATACCTGGCCGGTGCCCTGAGCATGTATCTGACTTACATCAACCTGTTCATCTTCATTCTGCGCCTGATCATCGTTCTCAACGGTGGCAGCCGTCGGGACTGA
- the era gene encoding GTPase Era produces the protein MTLATPEDFRSGFVALIGRPNVGKSTLVNRMVGEKVAITSPVAQTTRNRLRAIVTTDAAQLVLVDTPGIHKPHHLLGERLVQSARSAIGEVDLVLLLLEGCERPGRGDAFIVNLLREQRLPVLVALNKWDRVPDGQEDSAEQTYRDLLTGTDWPLHRCSALEGDGCGDLATAMAGCLPQGPLLYPPEMVCDQPERVLLAELIREQVLLQTREEVPHSVAVMIDRVEEMPAQGKGQGRTAVLATVLVERKSQKGILIGKGGSMLKTIGQGARLQMQTLIDGPVYLELFVKVVPDWRSKPQRLNELGYGDQGS, from the coding sequence ATGACCCTCGCCACCCCGGAGGATTTCCGCTCAGGGTTCGTTGCACTCATCGGACGCCCCAACGTGGGCAAATCCACCTTGGTGAACAGGATGGTGGGGGAGAAGGTGGCGATCACCTCCCCCGTGGCGCAGACCACTCGCAACCGCCTGCGGGCGATCGTCACCACGGATGCTGCGCAGTTGGTGCTGGTGGACACCCCGGGCATTCACAAGCCGCATCATTTGCTCGGGGAGCGGCTGGTGCAGAGCGCCCGCAGTGCCATCGGTGAGGTGGACCTTGTGCTGCTGTTGCTGGAGGGGTGCGAACGGCCCGGCCGCGGCGACGCGTTCATCGTCAATCTGCTGCGTGAGCAGCGCTTGCCGGTGCTGGTGGCCCTCAACAAATGGGATCGGGTTCCCGATGGTCAGGAGGACTCAGCCGAGCAGACATACCGGGATCTGCTCACGGGCACCGACTGGCCGCTGCATCGCTGCAGCGCACTGGAGGGTGATGGCTGCGGGGATCTCGCGACGGCGATGGCGGGTTGTTTGCCGCAGGGGCCGCTGCTGTACCCGCCGGAGATGGTCTGTGATCAGCCGGAGCGGGTGCTGCTGGCGGAACTGATCCGCGAGCAGGTGTTGCTGCAGACCCGCGAGGAGGTGCCCCACAGTGTCGCCGTCATGATCGATCGGGTCGAGGAGATGCCTGCTCAGGGCAAGGGGCAGGGCCGAACGGCCGTGCTGGCCACGGTCTTGGTGGAGCGCAAGAGTCAGAAAGGCATCCTCATCGGTAAGGGGGGCTCCATGCTGAAGACCATCGGTCAGGGAGCCCGTCTGCAGATGCAGACGCTCATCGATGGTCCGGTGTATCTGGAGCTGTTCGTGAAGGTGGTGCCGGATTGGCGCAGCAAACCGCAACGGCTCAATGAGCTCGGCTACGGCGATCAGGGCAGCTGA
- a CDS encoding phytanoyl-CoA dioxygenase family protein, with the protein MLTLLTRTKSFRDPWVGSPALNRHWQLHRRRVQLAESLCRWRRLLRPVEVSDLQRDGVIAIRNWLPVDRFEALREEVEQAVADAERRHPITPGEQVGFQPKQPFPGGFDRFDGGTLNRFLHIDAAALPHAADFSGDPRLSRCSRQVIGLPQQARKLDIYLTVHGEESRTPDLQKELHRDTFFRALKFWYFLWPVEPQDGPFEYVPGSHRLGARRLQWEQRTADAAIHHQRQPDVSGSFRIHEDALAELDLPAPKAFTCPANTLVLADVFGFHRRGSALPGRRRLSLYGWNRPYPFLPITW; encoded by the coding sequence ATGCTCACCTTGCTGACACGCACCAAGAGCTTTCGGGATCCCTGGGTGGGCAGTCCGGCTCTGAACAGGCACTGGCAGCTGCACCGCCGCCGGGTTCAGCTGGCCGAGTCCCTGTGCCGCTGGAGACGACTGTTGCGACCGGTTGAGGTCAGCGACCTGCAGCGCGATGGTGTGATCGCGATCCGGAACTGGCTGCCCGTCGACCGTTTCGAGGCACTTCGTGAGGAGGTGGAGCAGGCGGTCGCCGATGCGGAACGGCGGCACCCCATCACCCCTGGAGAGCAGGTCGGCTTCCAGCCCAAGCAGCCCTTCCCCGGAGGGTTTGATCGGTTTGACGGCGGCACCCTCAACCGCTTTCTGCATATCGATGCCGCAGCGCTGCCGCACGCAGCGGACTTCTCGGGCGATCCCCGCCTCTCGCGTTGCTCACGTCAGGTGATCGGTCTGCCGCAGCAGGCCCGCAAGCTCGATATCTATCTCACGGTTCATGGTGAGGAGTCACGCACTCCGGATCTGCAGAAGGAGCTGCATCGCGACACCTTTTTTCGTGCCTTGAAGTTCTGGTATTTCCTCTGGCCGGTTGAGCCCCAGGACGGCCCCTTTGAATACGTCCCCGGCAGTCACCGTCTCGGCGCTCGGCGGCTGCAGTGGGAGCAGCGCACAGCGGATGCTGCCATCCATCATCAGCGTCAGCCGGATGTGTCCGGCTCCTTCCGGATTCACGAGGACGCTCTGGCCGAACTGGATCTGCCGGCGCCGAAGGCCTTCACCTGTCCGGCCAACACTCTGGTGCTGGCTGATGTCTTCGGTTTTCATCGCCGTGGATCGGCGCTGCCGGGGCGGCGACGCCTGTCTCTCTACGGCTGGAACCGGCCTTACCCCTTCCTGCCGATCACCTGGTGA
- a CDS encoding phycobiliprotein lyase, protein MSDQAFPPADPASFLALCAGEWMSLRSSFALSNGDDDWHTSERGELTVRFESGSGELLGRLLVEPPGGRGRSLGFVDGGELTVDEESRGEWRFWPDGSVELDLPQPDGSLVQERIWFTRANLRLRSTTAVDAGGSPLEGSFCTDIRRVSKPAA, encoded by the coding sequence ATGAGCGATCAAGCCTTCCCTCCCGCAGATCCTGCGTCGTTTCTGGCCCTCTGCGCTGGCGAGTGGATGAGTCTGCGCAGCAGCTTCGCCCTCTCCAACGGTGATGACGACTGGCACACCAGCGAACGCGGAGAGCTGACGGTTCGCTTCGAATCCGGCAGTGGAGAGCTGCTGGGTCGATTGCTGGTGGAGCCTCCCGGTGGACGTGGGCGCTCGCTCGGCTTCGTGGATGGTGGTGAGCTCACGGTCGATGAGGAGAGCCGCGGTGAATGGCGCTTCTGGCCGGATGGAAGTGTCGAACTCGATCTCCCGCAGCCCGATGGTTCGCTGGTGCAGGAACGCATCTGGTTCACCCGAGCCAACCTGCGACTGCGCAGCACCACCGCGGTGGATGCCGGGGGAAGTCCGCTTGAGGGAAGTTTCTGCACCGACATCCGTCGGGTCTCCAAACCAGCCGCCTGA
- the trmD gene encoding tRNA (guanosine(37)-N1)-methyltransferase TrmD, which yields MSPYRLDVVSLAPQAFATLLELGVIGRAFAAGIAAMHLHNPRDFATDRYRKVDDEPYGGGAGMVLKPEPVHAAMESIPRASRSRVLLMTPQGRPLQQADLQRWSSAYDQLVLLCGHYEGFDERIRSLADEEVSVGDFVLTGGELPAMTVINGVVRLLPGTVGTAASLVEESHSAVLLEHPHYTRPAEFRGQRVPDVLRSGDHAAIEAWRQQQREQRTRERRPDLHARWLAGRMDPACEDAMQLRIGNGYDIHRLVPGRALILGGISLEHPEGLGLDGHSDADVLVHAVMDALLGALSLGDIGKYFPPTDPRWKGADSLQLLEQVVALVSERGWQVVNVDAVVIAERPKLKPHIEAMRCNIADRIGLAPEAVGVKATTNEKLGPEGREEGISCQAVTLLQKL from the coding sequence ATGTCGCCCTATCGCCTCGATGTGGTGAGCCTGGCGCCCCAGGCCTTCGCAACGCTGCTGGAGCTTGGGGTGATCGGTCGCGCCTTTGCCGCCGGCATCGCGGCAATGCATCTGCACAATCCGCGCGACTTCGCCACCGATCGCTACCGCAAGGTGGACGATGAGCCCTACGGCGGTGGTGCCGGCATGGTGCTCAAGCCGGAACCGGTGCACGCGGCGATGGAGTCCATTCCACGTGCCAGCCGCTCTCGCGTGCTGCTGATGACGCCCCAGGGCCGGCCGCTGCAGCAGGCCGATCTGCAGCGCTGGTCCAGCGCGTACGACCAGCTGGTGCTGCTCTGCGGCCACTACGAGGGATTTGATGAGCGCATCCGGTCCCTGGCGGATGAGGAGGTGTCCGTCGGGGATTTCGTGCTCACTGGAGGGGAGTTGCCTGCGATGACCGTGATCAACGGTGTTGTGCGCCTGCTTCCCGGCACCGTCGGAACGGCGGCTTCCCTGGTGGAGGAGAGCCACAGTGCCGTGCTGCTGGAGCATCCCCACTACACCCGTCCGGCGGAGTTTCGTGGTCAGCGGGTTCCGGATGTGCTGCGCAGCGGTGATCACGCTGCCATCGAGGCCTGGCGACAGCAGCAGCGTGAGCAGCGCACACGGGAGCGCCGCCCCGACCTCCACGCCCGTTGGCTGGCCGGGAGAATGGATCCCGCCTGTGAGGACGCCATGCAGCTGCGGATCGGCAACGGTTACGACATCCACCGTCTGGTGCCGGGACGGGCGCTGATTCTCGGGGGGATCAGCCTGGAGCATCCGGAGGGGCTGGGGCTGGATGGTCACAGTGACGCCGATGTCCTGGTGCACGCTGTGATGGATGCTCTGCTGGGAGCCCTTTCACTCGGTGATATCGGCAAGTATTTCCCTCCCACGGATCCCCGCTGGAAGGGGGCTGACAGCCTGCAGCTGCTCGAACAGGTGGTGGCCCTGGTGAGCGAGCGGGGCTGGCAGGTGGTGAACGTGGATGCGGTGGTGATCGCCGAGCGCCCCAAGCTCAAACCCCATATCGAGGCGATGCGCTGCAACATCGCCGATCGCATCGGACTCGCCCCGGAGGCTGTGGGCGTCAAGGCCACCACCAATGAAAAGCTGGGTCCCGAGGGACGCGAGGAAGGCATCAGCTGTCAGGCGGTGACCCTGCTGCAAAAGCTGTGA
- a CDS encoding TIGR03792 family protein, whose translation MRRITALMLAMLVTLFTPAADAMTADPAVELLRLAVPAPQRQLWLEAEARTWQPWLEQQTGFLGRDLYWDPVGEQGVLLIRWASRDQWKAIPAESVERVQADFEAFTNTALGRPPMATAVFPLVEERELRQQTLPTP comes from the coding sequence GTGAGGCGCATCACGGCGCTGATGCTGGCGATGCTGGTGACACTGTTCACCCCTGCCGCTGACGCCATGACCGCAGACCCTGCCGTCGAGCTGCTCCGACTTGCGGTGCCGGCGCCGCAGCGGCAGCTGTGGCTGGAGGCGGAAGCCCGCACCTGGCAGCCCTGGCTGGAGCAGCAGACGGGGTTCCTCGGCCGTGATCTCTACTGGGACCCGGTCGGTGAACAGGGGGTGCTGTTGATCCGCTGGGCGAGCCGTGATCAGTGGAAAGCGATCCCCGCTGAGTCGGTCGAACGGGTGCAGGCTGACTTCGAGGCTTTCACCAACACGGCTCTGGGACGACCGCCCATGGCGACGGCAGTCTTTCCTCTCGTGGAGGAGCGCGAACTGCGACAACAGACCCTGCCGACCCCATGA
- the larB gene encoding nickel pincer cofactor biosynthesis protein LarB, which yields MTDARLDLQRRDRLGMVEAVWGEHKTVDQIAAILPRFAAAGELALVTRVSPDKAAAVLERIPEVTVHEQAAALTLGTLPSSPKGAAEVAVLSGGSSDRRVVAEACLALRCHGVGVDPVMDVGVAGLHRLLNALPRLNSARVLIACAGMEGALPTVLAGLVPQPVIAVPVSVGYGVSAGGRAALDGMLASCAPGLVVVNIDNGYGAAMAALRMLRSAQAVRPRSN from the coding sequence ATGACCGATGCCCGTCTCGACCTGCAGCGGCGCGACCGTCTCGGCATGGTCGAGGCCGTCTGGGGGGAGCACAAGACCGTTGATCAGATCGCAGCGATCCTGCCCCGCTTCGCGGCGGCGGGGGAGCTGGCCCTGGTCACGCGTGTGAGCCCCGATAAGGCCGCGGCGGTGCTGGAGAGGATTCCTGAGGTCACGGTGCACGAGCAGGCCGCCGCGCTCACCCTCGGGACTCTTCCGTCATCGCCAAAGGGCGCGGCCGAGGTGGCGGTGCTCAGTGGCGGCAGCAGCGACCGTCGGGTCGTGGCGGAAGCCTGCCTGGCTCTGCGTTGCCATGGCGTCGGGGTGGATCCGGTCATGGACGTGGGGGTGGCCGGCCTGCATCGATTGCTGAATGCGCTGCCACGCCTGAACAGCGCCCGTGTGTTGATCGCGTGTGCCGGCATGGAAGGGGCCCTGCCGACCGTCCTGGCAGGGCTGGTTCCCCAGCCGGTCATCGCTGTTCCGGTGTCCGTCGGCTACGGCGTCAGTGCCGGAGGTCGCGCCGCTCTCGACGGCATGCTCGCCAGCTGTGCCCCCGGGCTTGTTGTCGTCAACATCGACAACGGCTACGGAGCCGCCATGGCGGCTCTGAGAATGCTTCGATCCGCTCAGGCCGTCAGGCCGCGGTCCAACTGA